The following coding sequences are from one Culex quinquefasciatus strain JHB chromosome 1, VPISU_Cqui_1.0_pri_paternal, whole genome shotgun sequence window:
- the LOC119769700 gene encoding secreted RxLR effector protein 161-like — protein sequence MECKPTSTPMENRLRLEKGVEAQRTTKPYRELIGCLMYAALTTRPDLSAAVNYFSQFQACPNDEHWIHLKRVLRYVKGTLDVGLVYRIEKEAPLLEVFCDADWANDLVDRRSVTGCIFKLYGCTVNWITRKQPTVSLSSTEAELAALCTAACHTLWMVRVLRDLGLKPDGPISARGQSINNSDCRGCA from the coding sequence ATGGAGTGCAAACCGACGTCGACGCCGATGGAGAATCGTTTGCGACTGGAGAAGGGAGTTGAAGCGCAGCGTACCACCAAACCGTACAGAGAACTCATTGGCTGTTTGATGTACGCGGCACTCACCACGAGGCCGGACCTGTCTGCTGCAGTAAACTACTTTAGCCAGTTCCAGGCATGCCCGAATGATGAGCATTGGATCCACCTTAAACGGGTGCTCAGGTATGTCAAAGGAACGCTGGATGTCGGGCTTGTCTATCGGATCGAGAAGGAGGCGCCGTTGCTGGAAGTCTTCTGTGACGCTGACTGGGCGAACGACCTGGTCGATCGACGATCGGTGACAGGGTGCATCTTCAAACTGTACGGTTGCACGGTGAACTGGATTACCCGGAAACAACCAACCGTTTCGTTGTCCTCGACGGAAGCTGAACTTGCAGCGCTGTGTACCGCCGCGTGCCATACTCTCTGGATGGTGCGGGTGCTCCGCGACTTGGGATTGAAGCCGGACGGGCCGATTTCTGCACGAGGACA